In the Podarcis muralis chromosome 15, rPodMur119.hap1.1, whole genome shotgun sequence genome, GGTTGCTCCTGGAAAGGTCCTGAaatctcctcttcctctccaggcAGCATGAAGATCTCTGGAGCTGCAGTCAatttcctccttctcctggcTACTCCACGTGAGTtgattcctctcctctcccttgatAATTGTTCTAGGAGATTTGGGACTCACACCAGAGTTGATGGTGTTCATTCCATGGGCTTGATGGTCCTGGGGGATGGAGATCAGATGGAGCAGGAATCAGATCAGATTAtatcaggcaggcgccttcactgtactcttttgggctcctgcaaaaataatttttgtttagacaagcccggCCAAAATTGATCCGAGTTTTAAATCCATTtgtaatgtgttgttgttttaacttttaaaaagtattaaattgttattcatttttaaaattgatcGTTTTATTGCTTTATCCCTTTTTGTAAAGAGCTTTGAgggcttgtttgttttctttttatgacCAATTAGTGCATAAATCTTATGAAATAGATCAGCCAGTGTGGTCACTGTTCAGGACCTAATATGTCTGGTAACTCAACCATGATGTTTGCTCTTCTCAGCCCTTACAGGTCGGCGGACCCCCGCTCCCGGCTGCTGCCTAAGCAACTCTAAAGTTCCAATCCCAAAGAGTGAAGTCGAGGATTATGCCCTCAGCCGGCCTTACTGCCTGCGTTCTGTGGAGTGAGTTTTTGGGAATGGGCAAAAGGCAGGAGGGCTGTTGGCCAATTAGCGGGGAAGGGGTTGAAGAAACATGGTGAACGAAGGGTTAGGCATTTGGgggccatttgtttgtttgtttgtttgtttgtttgtttgtaagggGAAGGCAGCAGAGAAGCCAGAATAGAGACTGAGATAATTAGGGGGTCGGAGGGAAGAGCAGGAATTAGCTCAGTGGTAAGAGCATCTGCgtggcatgcagaaggacccggcttcaatccccaacagcatctacagtagggctaggaaagaccccTGCGTGAAAATGCTGGAGAGTGCCTGCCAGTTaggtagacattactgagctagatggagcaaaggTCTGACTCATCAAAAAGCAGCTTCATTAGCTGAGACTGGCTTTGTTGTTACGGTTTCATTCAGTTTTCCAGCATTAAGTTCAACACTTGCAGATGTTATGGTGCCCTCTTGCTCcgatatatatgcattttttgcaagcaaatccCTCAGTGCAGAGTGTGCGTTTGGAAcatcattttcactaatacagaTATTTTGTGTCCATTCTTTAATGGGAGAAATATATGGAAAAATTCAAAGCAATTTTTGAAAGCAAGCTGTGTTCCAGCAGGCATACTGGCTTGGGAAGTGGGAATTGTGTAGGTGAGCATTCAGGTGTGAGCAGaacaaatttctgccccatctcAGTGCCTTGCATTGTGGCAGGTGTACTGCCCAATTAAAGTGGGGACCTTGGGCTAATGGAGAATTAAAAGGGTATACTCAGTGGCTGACTGTGGGTGCTTGCTACTTTCTCTGACAGGTTTCATCTCAAGCATGGTAAATTCAGGTGTGCTGACCCGGATCAGCCGTGGGTCCATGAACTCATGGAATACATAGACAGCCTTGAAGATAACTGCATCTGAAACTGGCACCAATTGCAGAGCCCTTCCTAGGAGAAGCTACCCTGAACCTCAGCAACACCATGGCTGCTTTGCTGGACtaactttctccctctctctctttctccctctctccccccctccccaaagtttTGGCCCCTTCACACCGAACAGAGTCGTAGGCCCTGtcagcactatgcatttaaatcaggatcataccactttaaaccataccctccaatgttcctcagatgaaaatagggacatttctcgcTCTGAAGTTGACACGTGTCCCTTTCTTACCTCGGTACAATAGACATCATGATGCACAACTGTCCTGTCTTTACCGGGACATTCCAGAATTGCAGAAactgccccagcttctgattcCATCCTGGGATgtcccaggatttcaggcaagggggACCAAAAGACATGTGTGTTTTGGTTCCGCACCTTTGCTTGCTGGTCAGTTGCTGCCCACCACAGGCAAAtgaggagggccacagcttcctgaAGAACAGTGCTGCTTCTGGAAGGAAGGCACTGTGGCCCTCCTTGTGCATGTGGGGGGGCAAGTAGCCCCCACCAGCACACGGGTGAGCAGCGATGAATGGTGGCACACATTGGCGGGGGCACACACACATGAGCTGGTAAGGTGGCAGCCAAGCGAGTGGCggcaggggggtgggtggggtgtccCAATTTCTTCTTGGGAACTGTTGGAGCTTATTTTGGGGGGTTTCTGTTTGTGCAAACAACCATCTACTACCCTACCAGAAACTTTGAAAAACCACCTTGTTGATTTCCAGACTGTGGCTCTGAAACAGATCCAGTTCCCTATCTCATTGTACGTGATAATTTACATCTTTAAGTACTTTTTTAGCTCTAACAATTATTGGTcaaaaaatcctaactgctattttatctatatgCTTTCTTTAATCCTGGTCTGAGActgtaataaagttcattcatttatctgtctcactgtcaaacagctttaaagttcttcctaatgtttagttggaattaccattcttgtcatttgaatccaatgGTTCTGctcccaccctctggagcagcaggaaacgaGTTTCCttcatcttctgtgtgacagcccttcagatatttgaagataactTTCACCTTTCCatcttctccaggctgaacatacccaactccctgtGGCCActccttaattttttaaaaataaggaatggagaaaatttataacttatcttaaagaccaggattggaatatcacttgtagtttaagagTGAATTCTGGATACCATGGAGATGCAAAAGATCTGGACTACCATAAAAGATGAGGAAGGAAATGATAAATAACAGGACctacaaaggggaggatggaagtccaggggATTCATTGGAATCTTGTTTTGATGATTTATGTTTTATAcatctctgtaaaattttaatttgaaaaaccaaataaataaatttatttaaaaaataaaaaaaatacaataggtTGCAATAACTGCCAACCAGTGACACTCTTTAAGGGCAAGGTACTCAAGGGAGTGGGTGATAGACAGTCCCCCAAAAAGTGGGAATAAAAGGAACATCTTGTTCTTGATAAGAAGAATCCAATAGCCCACGGTCAGGCAATAACTTTATCAAGACCAATCAAAATGTCACAGAACAGTAAGCAAGACTTGGGGTTTTCCTCCTATGCTCCCTCTTCAGGCTTCATGGATTCTGCAGAAAGGGACATGTTCAACTCTCTGGCCACTGGGCCGAAGCCATGGGTTTGTTCCTGGTACAAGGAGCTCCAGACCCTGAAACAATAAGTTTGTTCCATTGAGGTCAAAGTGGCTTTCCTTAACCAAGGATCAAGCATGCATAGGAATTGTGATAGGATGTGGGTTGGGGTGAGTGCAGGCCCTGCCCTCACCTGCCTATCTATAAGGGGAAGATgcaattggaggaggaggaggattggaGGAGACAGAGGTTCAGCGCAGCACTGAGAGCAACTGGCTTTGAAGGTGAAAGGTAGGAGGACTCTGTAGCAAAGGAGTTTGTTCCAAAAACTGACCTTGGAGAAGGAGGCAGTTACAATGTAAGTGGGAAGTATTCTGAGAAGAGGAACACAGTGAACTCAAGAAATTCAGAACAGAATTATGGAAGGTCTGGAATGAAAACGAGGCAGGCAAGCCAATCCTTTCTATGTGGGACTGTCCTGGGATACAAAGAATAGCCATCACTTGAGGGCATCCATCCAAGCTTTGCATTCAACTGATCAAATACTGGCTTCCAGGTAGATCTCTGCTTTCTCACACAGGGTGACAAACCCAGTAGCTTTCTAAGACTAAGCTCCTGCCACTTGGGAACTAAGCCATTTCATACGAGACCCACCATGTGAAATACTCTCCTTATTGAGAGTTGGAGGTCACCAATGGTATTGTTTTCACCATCAGTGAAACACCTGTTTGTTTACCCAGCCTTTTACCAACTGCTAGTAAAGGttcccagaagtgtcttcggacagcgctggcccccggcctcttaagtgagatgggcgcacaaccctagagtctgtcaagactggcccgtacgggcaggggtacctttaccttttagtaaagGTTCCCAATTGCCTTTGGGGCCTTTGTTGTTTTCACTTCTAAGTACTGTTTTTTAGAGATTACTGTCATGTTTTATGATGTGAACCACTCTGGTATTTTTTGATAacaaaaagcagtatataaattgtgaAAATtagttaattagttaattaaaccCTAAGATCCAGATGGGGGGGCCATAAGTCAGATGAACAGAGGACTTCACTGTATAAGCCTGATTGGCAGTAGGAATActgggtatttatttattgattgattgattgattgattttttattttttttatttatttgcaacccatctgactgggttgcaccagTCACTCTAGGCAGctgccaacaaattaaaacacagtaagatatcaaacattgaaaacttccctgtaTAGGGAACTTCCCTATAAAAATGATCCCACCTTGCAGAAAAAAGAGTCTTGCAATAAATTGCCCTTCAGGAAAACATCAAAGACCTGAGTTTCTCCCAGCAACTGAAAGGCTAAAGCGGAATACAGTTTAGACTCATGCCTCCTAGACCACACCAAACCACAACTGCTAGCAGAGGCGTTCCAGGGATTGCTTACTCATGAGTAGGCTGCTTACTCGTGAGAAGGCCCCTTTTACTCAAGTGTTCCATGGTGACTTGGATATGCATGCTGTGCCGTTGCTTTTTGTCTTAACCCTGGCCTTCTGAAAGaccaagggagggggagagagggagagattcataaaatcatagaattgtacagttagaAGGGATACCCACAgggcatctagcccaactccttgcaaACTCCTACTCTGTCAGCTCCAGGGCTTCTTAAGCAGGTCTCTCAGCCTGGAAGGCCTGTGAAGAGGTTCCTTAGCATTTGTTCAGAGGGGACCCTGCCTGCTCCTGGATCTGTGTCCTGGTTGTCCTCTGAGGACTCAGTGTCTGGTATTGGGTCAGAGCTGGGAACGGCATCTCAAAGGAGAGGTGGGAGGAGCTTTAGGTGGTGAGCATCACAGAAGTGGAGGAAGCCTCTGAAATGGTCCTGAaatctcctcttcctctccagaCAGTATGAAGATCTCAGGGGCTACTGTTGCCTTACTCCTTGCTGTGGCAGCTCTGCGTGAGTCAACCTGACTTTTCAATTTGTACAGTACTATACATTCCagccacaaaataataataataaacaacctcTCATAATCATCACAGTATGAGGATGCATTCCACCGCAAAAAGCCACCAGAGGAAGggacagaatcatagaagggtAGAATTGAAAGGAGCCACCAAGTGTCCTCTAGTCCAGGTaggtccaacaggtagatcgtgatctacaggtagatcactggacgcatgtggtagatcactggtagatcactggctcttcccccctccccaaagctttcctcctccctaaaagaagctcaacaactttgacctgaacccccaaaaagggggttgATCACTGccagtagatcacagtctcttgggagttggccacccgtgttaagtccaaccccctgcagtgcctgacagatggacacccaacctcttcttaaaagcCTCTGAGGaagtgaggcatcaggcataagcctgcattttattaatgtttgatcagggcttgtatattaaagagggcttagatttttaaaagtttcacgccaggcaagaaggctagctgcttaagaaaacactgacagtgttttcttcctagacaaggggccccttgattgatagcagaaaacaattctcaaagtcgtaaaagctgaaattacagactgagagcaggacattgacctacatgttacagaagataacaaaggcagagataaacataattaggaatgagtaaaaatgataccatgagcctctcttaaaccttgagctgtattttctaaggccaagagcaatggagaagcatctagctggcagaaaaagagcatttctgggaagtcttttttaaaggcagtttctttcttaaactgagagagttaagagagcaataaatattgggaacagctaaagaggagagcagatggctgaagggggggtaaactgaaagggttccttttaaaacctgtttttttttactgagttccttcctttctattttgagaagctttattcttttaaaaggttacctatgataatgtatgaaatatattagcttaaatatattggcttaaatgtaattatgcaaaggatttaagaaatgctagatttttatttcatatagttgtaagagttgtatttatcctgaaattaagtcagtcaccagcctagccccctgctagacaggaagacgccatctgggcgctcctgatatatggttgtcagacatttgtttagaaaccttcaaaatgaaggagatctttcaatgttgatgtgaaactcaagatccttgacatatgtttaagataaaaatttaagattaaccatttgttttagaaggcaatagggcaagaggtgagctggtaattaatattccttgttgagacacatgtaagatatattactacttatttgtcatttatagatgtaacaatatatagctctttgtgctccatataaggacaggaggatgtgggtgtatcttttgtgattggatatagcaggcagccaataggaaatccaaccaggctgattggacagatgcagccaaggaggagcaaagggggctggattaagggaatataagtgctggccataatggcaggaggccaggccagagcttggtaaccatataccactgtgcctctcatttatttgtctgacaaataaattattattttaatttctctattgctgcgttgaatatttcattccagctaagcgttaaccacaagcagggtgctacattttatggtgccgtgactcggataagtggtctgctggaacgcagccccttcgctctactgagcagggtacaagagagaggatctctaaactgcctacccagcgcgcatggaaaaaatttttccaggggaacgcagaagtctcgtctgtctgataccctgctcactggca is a window encoding:
- the LOC114585668 gene encoding C-C motif chemokine 5-like — its product is MTEQFLLKWLWFLALQNQTMALKSQGRRRAEKGKPGSMKTSGAALVFLLLVAIPCSMKISGAAVNFLLLLATPPLTGRRTPAPGCCLSNSKVPIPKSEVEDYALSRPYCLRSVEFHLKHGKFRCADPDQPWVHELMEYIDSLEDNCI